From the Argopecten irradians isolate NY chromosome 13, Ai_NY, whole genome shotgun sequence genome, one window contains:
- the LOC138305761 gene encoding lactadherin-like: protein MHLHQVQFPEGGKTVCSEYLVSGINGVDDAKLTSSSQMGQEAHHAPSDARLYSESSISSAWVSCIFDGNQYIQVQFHRKTNITAVLLQGRKETHANQFVTSFYVSYSSDGSVWAWLSSVDQQPILFPGNTDRNTVVKSTFNTSITASYLRITSKTWSGFPVLRFDVSGCYDVTENGKSDKCSYW from the exons GTAAAACTGTATGTTCAGAATACTTGGTATCTGGGATAAATGGTGTGGATGATGCCAAACTGACGTCATCAAGTCAAATGGGACAAGAAGCACACCACGCTCCGTCTGATGCCAGGTTGTATTCAGAATCATCGATCTCATCTGCGTGGGTATCCTGCATCTTTGATGGTAAtcagtatatacag GTGCAGTTCCACAGAAAAACCAATATTACTGCTGTATTACTTCAAGGAAGGAAGGAAACACATGCTAACCAATTCGTGACTTCCTTTTACGTTTCCTACAGTAGTGACGGGAGTGTTTGGGCCTGGCTATCGTCTGTAGATCAACAACCTATA TTATTTCCTGGAAATACTGACAGGAATACCGTGGTTAAGTCGACATTTAATACCAGCATCACAGCATCATACCTGCGTATCACATCTAAGACCTGGTCAGGTTTCCCCGTTTTACGGTTTGACGTCAGTGGATGTTACGACGTCACAGAAAATGGGAAATCtgataaatgttcatattgGTAA